The Gemmatimonadota bacterium genome includes the window CGGTCGAGGTCCTCGAAGCCGTAGCGGAAGACCTGCACGTTGCCGTAACGGCGGCCTGCCTCCGCCTCGGACAGTCCGACGCCGGCGACCTCGGGGTCGGTGAAAATGACCCAGGGCACGGCGGAGTAGTCCGCGCGGCGACGCACCAGCGGCACCAGCGCGTTGGCCACTACGAGGCGCGCCTGGTAATCCGCCATATGGGTGAACAGGTGCTTCCCGGTCACGTCGCCCGCCGCAAAGACTGCGGGCTGGCTCGTGCGCAGCGTGTCATCGACGACGACCCCGCCCGGTGCGACGGCCACGCCGGCCTCGGCCAGCTCCATGCCCTCCACATTAGGCCGGCGGCCGGTGGCGACGAAGATCTCTTCGCCGGCCAGCCATTCCTGGCCGGCACGCAGCCGCTTCCGCCCGTCCGCCGCCCGCTCGGCGGCGCTCACGGCCACGCCGGTGAGGACCCGGATGCCTTCCAGCTCCAGCACCCGGCGCAGTGCCTCGGCAATCTCCGGATCCGCGGCCTGGGGCAGGAGCTGTGGCTCCCGCTCCATGACCGTGACGCTCACGCCGAAGCGGGCGTACAACTGTGCGAACTCGAGGCCAATCGCTCCGCCGCCCAGAATCAGGATGCTGGCGGGCAGGTGGTCGCGTTCCAGCGCCTCCACGTGCGTCAGGTAGCCGGTATCCTCGAGTCCGGGGATCGGCGGCGCGGCGGCCCGCGAGCCCGTGGCAATGACAATGCGCCGCGCCTCGATCTGTCGCGACGCCGAAGAGACGCGGCCTCTGGCTTCGAGGCGAGCCGGCTCGAGCGCGACGTCCACACCCAGGCCGCGGAACCGTTCCGGCGAATCGTGCGGCTCGATGGCCGCGCGCACGCGCCGCATGCGCTCCATGACCTGGGCAAAGTCGGCTGCCGCCGCCAGCGGCGGCAGCCCCAGCAGCTCACCGTGGCGGGCCAGGTGGTAAACCTTGGCGCTGCGGATGAGGGACTTGGTGGGCACACAGCCGGTCCACAGGCAGTCGCCGCCCAGCCGGTCACGCTCGAAGAGAATGACTCGGGCGCCGAGCAGTGCGCCGCCGGCGGCTGTCACCAGCCCAGCGGTGCCGCCGCCCAGCACAGCCAGGTCGTAGCGTTCCATAGCCCATCGCCTGTAGTCAGGTACACGAAAAACCCCGCGTCGCCGCGGGGTCAATATCGGAGTCAGGCCGGTACCCCGTCAGGGTTCGGTGGCCCCCCGGGATTCACGGATGCCGTCCCCTCGACCCCTGCTTCCCCGCGCCGCGCCGCCTCAACTCGAGCACACGCTCGTGGAAACGGGCCCGCAGCACTGTGAACTCACCCCGCTGCCGCGGAGTCAGCAGCCGCGCCAGCCCCTGCTGCTCCTCGCCCCATACCTCGAGCTCGCCCGCGCGCACGGCGGCCAACTCATCCAGCAGCCGCACGAACCCGGCGTCCGCCGTAGCGGAATCCTCGAGCGCCTGCCCCAGCTCACGGCGCAGCCGGGCGGCCTCGCGGGCCAGCTCACCCCGCCGCCGGGCGCTCGCGCCGAGCACCGCGCCCAGTTGCTGCCGGCCTGCTTCGTCCAGCTCGAGCCGCCCCGCCACATGTTCGACGAAACGCTCGAGCAACTGCGCCTCGAGCGCGGCACGGCGGGAGTCCGCCCGCTGCGGCGACTGTCCCACCAGAATGCCGGGCAGCGCCAGAGCACAAAGCAGGAAGATCGGCAGCACGCCAGTGCCAGGCCGCACGCGACTCACGAATCGAACTCCGCCAGGAGTAGTTCCAGTTCCGGTTCCGAAAAATGTTCCGGCACGACCCCGCCGGCCAGCCATCCGTTCGCCCCCGGCCAGCCAGGCACGGTCTGCTCGAAGAGATCCGATGGCGCACCGGCGGACGCCCGCGACAGGGTCTCGCCTCCGCCGAGCACGGCGCGGAGCAAGACGGTGCCCCCCAGCAGGGCCGCCGCCAGACTGGCGGCCAGCAGCGCGGGGCGCCGAATGAGGCGGCGGCGCGGCGCCGAACCCAGCAGTGCTCGCAGCACCAGCGGCTGCAGCCCCGGTGGCGGCGCCACCGCCCAGCGGCGCAGCGTTGCGATCAGCTCCGCCTCGGCGCGGCAAAGCTCGCACCCCGACAGGTGGGCGTCCAGCTCCTGGAGCTCCGGCGTGCTCAGTCGGCCCGCCGCGCGGGCCGGCAGCAGGTCCTGCATGCGGGCGCAATCCCCGGGCTTCATCCCAGCCACTCCCTCAGCCGTTTGATTCCCAGATGATAGTTCACGCGAGCGGCGCCCTCCGAGCAGTCGATGACCGTCCCGATCTCCCGATAGCTCAGGTCCTGATAAATGCGCAAGGTCACGGCCAGCCGCTGTTTCGGCGGCAGCCGCTCGAGCGCCAGGCGCACGCGCTCCGCCTCCGCACGCAGCAGCGCAGCCCTCCCCACGTCGTCGCCCCCCGGCACTCCGGCCGCCGCATCCAGAAACACCTCGCGGCGCTGGCGGCGCCGGCGGGCCAGGGAGCGAGCGGTATTGACGGTGATCCGCAGCAGCCAGGTCCGGAAGCTGGATTCCCCGCGGAACCCGTCCAGCGCCCGCAAGGCGTTCACCAGTGCGGTCTGAGCGGCATCCTCCGCCAGCTCCCTTTCGCCCAGAACGCGCAGCGCGACGTCGTAAACGTCGCCCAGGTAGCGGGCCACCAGCCGCTCGAGCGCCTGGCCATCGCCCCCTCGCGCCCGCTGGATCTCTGCAACTTCATCTTCCCCCGCTCCCGCCGCCGAGCTCGGGAGGACGCG containing:
- a CDS encoding FAD-dependent oxidoreductase, which encodes MERYDLAVLGGGTAGLVTAAGGALLGARVILFERDRLGGDCLWTGCVPTKSLIRSAKVYHLARHGELLGLPPLAAAADFAQVMERMRRVRAAIEPHDSPERFRGLGVDVALEPARLEARGRVSSASRQIEARRIVIATGSRAAAPPIPGLEDTGYLTHVEALERDHLPASILILGGGAIGLEFAQLYARFGVSVTVMEREPQLLPQAADPEIAEALRRVLELEGIRVLTGVAVSAAERAADGRKRLRAGQEWLAGEEIFVATGRRPNVEGMELAEAGVAVAPGGVVVDDTLRTSQPAVFAAGDVTGKHLFTHMADYQARLVVANALVPLVRRRADYSAVPWVIFTDPEVAGVGLSEAEAGRRYGNVQVFRYGFEDLDRAIIDGQAQGIVKLVADRRGRLLGAQMIAPDAGSLIASPIVALRARLRLGQLAGAVHPYPTLPEGVRKAAETVYRQKLEGAGGRLLRRLVRLRSVR
- a CDS encoding zf-HC2 domain-containing protein, whose protein sequence is MKPGDCARMQDLLPARAAGRLSTPELQELDAHLSGCELCRAEAELIATLRRWAVAPPPGLQPLVLRALLGSAPRRRLIRRPALLAASLAAALLGGTVLLRAVLGGGETLSRASAGAPSDLFEQTVPGWPGANGWLAGGVVPEHFSEPELELLLAEFDS
- a CDS encoding sigma-70 family RNA polymerase sigma factor, with amino-acid sequence MSERAGPRVLPSSAAGAGEDEVAEIQRARGGDGQALERLVARYLGDVYDVALRVLGERELAEDAAQTALVNALRALDGFRGESSFRTWLLRITVNTARSLARRRRQRREVFLDAAAGVPGGDDVGRAALLRAEAERVRLALERLPPKQRLAVTLRIYQDLSYREIGTVIDCSEGAARVNYHLGIKRLREWLG